The Mucilaginibacter sp. PAMB04168 genome contains the following window.
AAATTCTGTGGCGCCGGCATCAACAATTCGTTTAAACTGTTCTGCGACACGTTCCGGCGTAACAACATGAGTGCCTTGCTTTGTAGGTGGGCCGCCGTAGTAAGCCAAATGGTAATAAACTCCGTGTTTCCACTTGTCGGTACCAGATGGTAAATCTCTCATTACCCCGTCGTTGTTGTCTGGCCAAACCAAAATTACATCGTCGGGCACGTTAAAATCTTCAGGGTGTTTCTTATATTTTTCTAGCATCTCGGTGTAGAGCGTAAAATGAAAGGCAGGAGGGTCATTTGCCGGAGCCAATTCTCTTACAATTTTAACCTGAGCATCAATCGCTTCTCTAAATACCTTAGCTTGCTCTTTTTCGGTCGTATCTTTCGGAAACTCATAGGCATGGTCGTCCGTGCCGCGCAAACCTACCGGCCAAATGGCATTAACGCCTTTGTTTTCTTCAACCCCGCCACGCCAGTACCTTATCATGTTATCCTTGCTTTTAAACCAGTCCCAGTCGGTATTAACGCCTCGTCTTTCGGCGAGTTTAAAGCGCTCTATACCAAACGGATTTGAAAGCAATATGTCGTAATGATGGGAGGTGAAATACAAGCCCCAGTCGCTGGCGCACTTTTGTACTTCATAGCGGCGGTGCACTCGCACATAAGGTGCCACCATATTCATTCGTAAACGCAAGGCCGTTTCAAAAAAGTTTTGATACCACTTTAAAGGCACATCGCCTATACGTAGGGGAAACCCATACCGATCAAACGGCCGTGGCAGCACATCCTCGTCATCATGAAAAAAGCCGCGGTATTTCACAGTTGGCGGCGCTTCGTAATGATTTGTGCTTTTTAATGTAAGGTTGGTGTTTTTTAAAGCCTGATAACCTGTCCATAAATAAAGCGGATCAATACCTAAGCGCTCGCTTAAATGGTATGCGGCATACGCTGTTCCTCTAAAATCAGCTCCAATAAGCCAAACTTCATTGTTATGGGTAACTATTTGGTAAGCTTCTTTTTTGCCTTTAAGCTTACTCGAACTGATCTGAGACGGTAAGCTGCCGCTCCCAAATGTTGATAAGATAACGTTAACTTTACTTTCGTCTTTTTGTGACAAAATAGGTGGTTTGTAGCCGCTTATTTTTGCAATATCATCTGTTAAAAATTGGGCTGCCTGCCTTACGGCGGTATGCTCTTTATTATTTACAACTATCACACAGTTGCTTAGCTTAACGTCGCCAGCCGCACTTTGCCCAACCCTGACCCACGAGCCCCTTGTTTTTGTGCTATTGTTTCCTTGTTCCTTATTCCCTGTATAGAATGGTATTTGTTTAGCCTTTGGAGCTCCTAAAACATCTGGCAAACCAACCGAAAGCAAACCTAACGTGGCCGAACAATTTTTTATGAAGTTTTTACGTGAAATCTTATTCATTTTGTAAGATTTAGTTTCGTGCTGTTATTAACAAAATAATACCGAATACATACAAGCCCAGCATAATGTAGAGCTGAATATTGGTTTTACGCTCGGCGTTTTTAAATTCTTTCCAGATAAATATGCCCCATATTGCGGCAATTACCGTTGCGCCTTGCCCGAGTCCGTAAGAAACAGCCGGACTAGCCTTGCCGGCTGCCAGTATATTAAGTGCCATCCCGATATTCCAAATCACACCGCCAATAATGCCCATAGCATGATCTTTAGCGGAGCCTTTAAACCAGGCGTTCCATTTTATTGGTGTGCCTGCAAAAGGGCGGTACATAATAAAGCTGTTAAAAATGAAGTTGCTGGTAAAAATTCCGATTGCAAAAAAAACGAGTGCTGTATAAGGAGTTAGTTTGCCAGTTTCCGGGTTTACCGCGTTAGTGGCCATTGATACAGCTACATACTTATAAAAGAAACCTAACAAAACGCCGGCGATAATGGCAATGATTAGTCCTTTTATGGAAAAATTTGCTGTGTTTTTATGAAGCTGCTTATAGGCGTTGGCATTGAGCAGTATAGCTGCGGCAATTAGCATTACACCTGTAAATAATATATAGGGATTGCCTTCGGGCCTTGCAAGGTAATTAACAATTACCCCCAGCATAAGCGCAATACCAATACCCGTTGGAAAAGCCACTGACATGCCTGCAATGGCAATTGCGGCTACCAGCATAATATTAGCTAAGTTAAAAAGTACACCGCCCGTAAAAGCTGAGATAAGATTTTTCTGATCGGCCTGACGTAGATCGTCTAAGAAATGCCGCCCCATATCGCCATTGCTGCCGGCCGTGAATGCTAATAAAACTGAGAATAGCATAATCCCTATAACATAGTCCCAATAAAAGAGCTCAAAACGCCAGGAAGTGGAATTGAGCTTTTGCATGTTGGCCCATGAACCCCAACAGACCATAGTAATAAAGCAAAAAATGATGGCGATTGGGTAACTTTCAACAATAAACATAATAGTGATAAGGTTTAGTTCAATTAATTTCTTTTGCCCAAGGGGCTGAAGCTTGTGCGCCAATACGTGTTACCGAAATAGCTGCTGCTTTGCATGCATATTCAACAGCATTGACGAAGTTTGATTGTAAGGAAAGACAATGGGCAAGGGCGCCGTTAAAAACATCTCCGGCAGCAGTGGTATCAACCGCGTTTACACTTGGTGCTGGTATGAGCAAGTCGTGCTCATCAGTACTAAGCCAAGCTCCTTTACTGCCCAACGTAATAACTACATTATGCACCCCCCGTTTCATTAATTCATGTGCACATTGTTTTGCAGTGGCCTCATCTGTAACTTCCATGCCCGTGATAAGCTGCGCTTCGGTTTCGTTTGGCGTAATCGTGAAAAGATCTTTTAAGAGCTCATCGGGCAGTGAGGTGGCCGGGGCTGGGTTAAGAATAACCCTTCGACCCAACGCTTTGGCAGTTTGTACAGCATGTACAACTGTATCCAACGGAACTTCAAGTTGCATTAGTAATATGTCGTTTATGCTAAGCAGGTATGGCAAGTTGCCGATATCATTAGGCTTTAAATAGTCATTCGCACCTGGAGCAACTACTATCGTATTTTCGCCAGAACTGTTAACGGTTATCAATGCCGTTCCGGAAGCGTTTTGTGGGTCGATAATTACGTGCGATGTATTAATAGCTTCCTCATTGAAATTCTTTAAAGCTGTTTCACCAAAAACATCGTTACCTAATTTGGTAATTAAAGTTACTTCGGCCCCTAAACGCGCCGCTGCTACCGCCTGGTTAGCGCCTTTGCCACCGGCATTAAGTAGAAATGTTCCACCAATTATCGTTTCGCCAGGTTTAGGGAACCGGCTGGTTAGGATGGTCATATCGGTATTTGAACTGCCGATAACTAAAATTTTGCCCATAATTGTATTGAGGTTTAGTTTATTGGAAATTCATACGCGCCTAATCCCGGCTTTTTTGCAGACACCGGATAACCATCCAAATCATGTTGGTAACCTAATCTTGCGCCTTGTCCCTTTGCCGGACTGCTAGGCGTAAGCCTGAAGTTGCGGTTTGTAATGTCTATAAATTTCGGGTCGGCAATTAAATCACTGTTATCAGGCTTAATACCTACCGGATTTTTATTACCCGGCGAATAATACAGATTATTACTACGCGGATGCTGACCAATGGAAACGCGTACATGCCCGGTGACTTTTTTTACCGGGCCGAAAACACCCAAATCTGGCGAGATGTAGAAGATGTTGTTTCGTACATTATAAAACGTAAGCTCCGGATTAAACGTCCAAAATATATACCGGTCTACGTTTGGCTCACGTGTACGTACAACGGTATTGTTAAATACATTAACCTTATAGCCACCACCGCCAATAAACTGGTTTTTGTCATCGCTCAGATTATAGGCAACTGTAACGCTATCTACATTGCGAGCAGCAATTTCTAGAAAGCCATGGTTATTAACAGAAATGTTATGATGAATATTTATGTTGCTGGCTTTAAAATCATCATCAACGCCATCAAGTTCTACCACTCCGCCGTCAGACCCGTAAGGCCCTCCATAAGCGCCATAATTTTCTATACGGTTGTGTGAAATTTCGTTGTGGCCTGACACGACCATAATGGCGATAGGTCCCCATGAGTAAGCCATCATCTCGCTGGCATCGTGCATGTAGTTACGAGTTATTAGATTATGCGTGCCCTTTACCTTTACGGCAACCGGAGTATGAAAAAATTCACAATTTTTAACGGTGTTATAGCGTGTATTTAAAGCAAGGTAAACAGCGCCCATTTTCTGCACATTCTTGTTGTTTTTGTCAGACCCGGGAGGGTTGGTGTTGTCATGAAAGTACAAGCCATCTATAACGATGTAACTGGCCTCTATCCGAAAGATGTTTCCGTTTAAAGTTTCCCAAGTTGGATTAGTAAATGAAGGCGGCGGACCAGCGCCATATTTTTCGAAGTATGGTGTTAGCTCTGTACGTGGTGTTTTAAGTATTATGTCGGCACCGACACTGTAGGCCGAAAAAACAATAGGTTTAGCGGCAGTTCCCGAACTGGTAAAAATAAACCCACCGGTATAGGTCGAACCCTTGGCAAATAAAATGCTGTCGCCAGGTAAGAAATGATCTTTCTGCAGATTAGTGAGACCTTTCCAAGCCTGGTCTTTTGTTGTGCCGCTGTTTGTATCATCACCTGCTTTACTATTTACATAATAATTAGTTGCATGAACATAGGCGCACAAATGAATGAACGAGCAAGTTAAAAGCGCAAATTTTAAGAATCGCATGTTTTACAATTGGTAAGGTAAATGTAGCCTAACACATACGTTTATGAAAAGGTATATCGTACAAATGTGCAGGGTAATTGTATCAGTGTATCGCTGTACTGCATTATTGTACATGCTACTTTCGGCATGTAGTTTTGATAATTATACCATGAGGGTTAATGATTAAGCATCCGTAAGTTGCAGGCACTTACTTTAAAGATATAATGCAGAATTTAGAACAGACTTTCAGATGGTTTGGCCCCAATGATGAGGTTACTTTAGCCGACATCAAACAAACGGGAGCAACAGGGATCGTAACCGCACTGCATCATATACCTTGTGGTGATGAGTGGACAATGGATGAAATTGAGAACCGGAAGCGTATGATTGAAGCATCTGGTTTAAATTGGTCTGTAGTTGAAAGCGTAAATGTGCATGAAAGTATAAAAGTGGGGGAGCCTGACAGAGACAAGTATATTGAGCGTTATAAAAAGTCACTAAAAAACCTTGCTGCTCATGGCCTTAAAGTAGTGTGCTATAATTTTATGCCGGTGCTTGACTGGACGCGTACTCATTTAGACTTCAGATTACCCAACAATGCCAGCGCCTTACGGTACGATTCGACAGCACTTACTGCGTTTGATTTATATATTTTAGAAAGGGCAGAGGCGTTCATTTACACATCCAAAGAACAACAGGCGTATGCAAGGAAGTATTTAGACGCATGTACTGCAAGTGACATACAGTTGCTCAGCAATACCATTATGGCGGGCTTGCCAGGCACCGATGATGTTTTCACAGTTAGTGAATTCAAGCAGCACCTAAGGCGTTATGCAAATGTTGACAGCAAAAAGCTAAAAGAAAACCTAGCCTACTTTCTAAGGGCTATAATTCCAACTGCCGAAGAAGTAGGTATTAAAATGTGTATACATCCTGATGACCCTCCATTTCCGATATTAGGTTTGCCACGGGTGGTTTGTACAGAGAGCGACTTGCTGGATGTTGTAAACTTTGCACCGTCGCCAAGTAACGGCATTACTTTTTGTACCGGATCATTGGGCGCAAACCAGCAAAATGATTTACCAGGCATGGTAGCAAGGCTAGGCAGCCACATTCATTTTTTACACCTGCGGAATGTGCAGCGCGAACCTGATGGAAGCTTTTATGAAGCTGAGCATTTAAGCGGTAGTACAGATATGGCTGCAGTAATGGAGAACGTTATTTTAGAGCAATTAAAACGTGTTGCAGCTGGCCGTACTGATATAGCAATACCCATGCGTCCAGATCACGGTCACAAGCTGCTTGATGATTACAATAGAAACACTTATCCGGGTTACAATATAATTGGCCGCCTAAAAGGCCTCGCCGAATTGCGCGGCTTAGAAATGGGCATCAAAAGTATGCTGTAAAAAGATCAGTTTAAATGCTTAGGCTGGATTGAACCGCCTAAGCATTTGCTTTTATTTAACAACAGCCTGGTTGGCAAATTCTTTAGGCGTAAAACCAAATTCATCTTTAAAACAGCGCCTGAAATAATCTATATCTAAAAAGCCAACCATATACGCTACTTCATTTACGTTTAACTTGTTCTGCTCTAAAAGTTGCGCAGCACGTTTTAACCGCACACTCCTAATAAACTCTACAGCAGTTTGGTTAGTAAGCGCTTTAATTTTACGGTAAAGTGTAACTCTGCTCATACCAACCTCTTTGCCCAATTCCTCAACGCTTAAGGTTGGCTCGGCCATGTTGGCCTCAATATACTTCATTACACGTTCTAAAAATTTTTCGTCGGGTGAGGTGATGGCTGCATTAGTTGGCTGCAGGGTAATCTCCCGTCTATAACGTTCTCTTAGCTTCTGTCTGGAGTCTAACAAATTCCATACACGGGCTTCTAACATGGTGAGGTTAAAAGGCTTCGTGATATAGTCGTCAGCGCCGGTTTCCAAACCCTCAATGTTAAATATGATAGGTGTACGCGCTGTTAATAATATAACCGGCACATGGCTTGTACGTGCATCAGCTTTTAATTTACTGCAAAGCGTAATGCCATTCATTTCGGGCATCATTACATCGCTTATAATGATATCCGGAACAAGTTCTAACGCTTTTTGCAGCCCCACAGCTCCATTTTGAGCAGTATGAATCTCAAAATCGGGCTCAAAATGCGACGAAACAAATTCCTGAACTTCCAGGTTGTCTTCAACTATAAGCAGTATTAGCTTTTCCTTTCCTGCATTTTGTAAAACTTGCTGTTTGCGCTTCTGTATGGCCAATCTGGATGCAGATGAGATCTCACTTTCGCGATAGGCATCCAAGTCTTCACTGTTTTTATAATCAGCAATCACTTCATCTTCTGATAAATGCTCTTTCCCTACGCGAAGAATAATTCTGAACACCGTTTTTCCCTGTTGCTGCGGTGTTGCAACTGTGCTTTCTACGTGCATGGTGCCTTTATGCAGTTCTACCAAGCCTTTTGAAAATGCCAGGCCAATACCCGTTCCTTTAGTGTTAATACCCTTGTCGTCAAAATGCGTAAACTGATCAAATATCTTGTCTATTTGGTGAGGGGGAATACCTATGCCATTATCTTCAATTTCGATGATTAGATTTGAAGGTTGCGTATCAAGCTGTTTGATGTATACAATAACCTGTCCGCCTTCGTTAGTAAATTTCAGTGCGTTTGATAATAAGTTGTAAATTACTTTTTCCAGCTTATCACGATCATACCATATCCTTATTCGCTGTTGTTCGGTCATTAACTTAATGCGAATGCGGCGGTGATGTGCATAAGATTCAAAGGCCATTAAAATTTCCTTCACAAAACGCACAATATTACCTTCTGCAGCCTGCAGCTTCATGTTTCCCGATTCAAATTTTCTAAAATCAAGCAATTGATCAATCAGCCGCACCAGCCTCTCTCCGTTACGTTGTATAAGCCGCAATTGGTTTTGAGTTTTATTATTTCCCTCATTTAAACCTATCAGCTTATCAATCGGTGCTAAAATTAAAGTAAGGGGTGTCTTTATTTCGTGCGATATGTTGGTGAAGAAGCTTAGTTTGCGCTGGGCAAGTTCCTGGTCCTTTTCATGACTCATGTGTTGAAACTTCAACTCATGTGTAAGCTTACTGGTTTTTACCAAATGATAGTATACCATGTAGAGTACCAAACCTAAAATGCACACATAAAGCAAATAAGCCCACCAGGTTTTCCACCAGGGAGGAAGCACAGTGATATGAACTGTTTTAATTTCATCCGTCCAAACGCCATCATTATTAGCTGCCCTGATTTGAAAAACATACTTCCCAGCGTCTAGATTGGTATAAGTGGCTGTTCGCTGATTATTTACATAATGCCATTCATCATCGTAAAAACCGCGTAAACGGTAAACGTATTGGTTCTTGTCGGGGTTCAGGTAATTTAAAGCAGCGAATTTAAATGTTATAAATGCCTGGTCATGTGTTAGTGTAATATCCTCGGTTTCGTCTATTGGTTTGCTAAGTGGTGAATTTTCAGCACCCAAATTAGCCGGATTGTTTTTGATCAGAAAGTCGGTGATAACAACTTTAGGCTTAAACGTATTGTAAATAATTTTATTAGGGTAAAAGGCAGTTAAGCCGTTTATACCACCAAAAAGCAGTTCTCCGTCTTCGCCGGTTTCTGCCGCGCCCGATGAAAACTGGTTGCTTTGCAAGCCGTCGTCAACCGTGTAGTTCATGATGCGCAGTGTGTTTTTACTAAAAGGAAGCGTAAAGCTTTTGAATATTATTTTCGATAGTCCCTGGTTTGTGCTTAACCATAGGTTTCCATCAACATCTTGTTTTATAGCATGTATTACACCATTGTTCAGGCCTTCATTAGTGCTTATGGTATAAAAATGTTTCGAACTCCGGTCATAATAACTTACGCCGCCACCTTTGGTGCCTACCCAAAGCCGGTTTTTGGAATCAGCAAATAAAGACAGTATCGTATTATGCTGTAAGCTGTAAGGTTTACCATCATGATGTAAAAACTGGGTGAAACGGTTGGTTTGAGCGTCAAAGTAGCTCAAGCCATGTTCGGTACCTACCCACAACCCATCCTCCGAATCTTTAAGGAGGCAAAAGCCGGTGTTGCCGCTTATGCTATTACTGTTGTTAGCATTGTGAAGGTAGGTACTGAACTTACCATCTTTGCCCATAAATTTTAAACCCCTGCCATCGGTGCCCATCCAAACGCCGTTTTTTGCTGCCAATACAGCAAAAACTTGTTTGTTTTCTGGTTTGCTGTCGTTTTCGGTTATGTCAAAATTGGTGATTAGTCCACTTTTAGTATCCATATAGCTTAATCCATCGTAGGTGCCTATCCAAAGATTTTCTTTTTCATCTTTAGAAAGCGATTTGACAATGTTTTGCTGCTCACTGTTAATGATAAAAGCTTTTTGAATTCCTTTATTTCTGTCGATATAATTGAGCCCGCCGCCTTCGGTACCTACCCAAAGTGCGCCATTATCGTTTATTATAGAACTTACTACCCGATGGCTTAACCCGGCCTTATTACTTGATTTTTCTCCTATGTATGAAAAATTATTTCCGCCGGATGAAAAGAAGTTAAGGCCTCCCGCATAGGTGCCCAACCAAATGTTACCTGCCCTGTCTCTAAAAATATTTCTTACCGAGTTGTGACTAATGGTTTTAGTATCATAAGGGTTATACTTATGGTTTGTAAACGTATTGGTTTGCATATTTAAAATGCTCAACCCATCGCGCGTACCAATCCACATTTCTGTGTCACTATAAGGTAAAAGCGACCTTATAATATTTGTTGGCAAACTTTTGTTATCGCTTTTGCTATGCAGGTAATGTGTTGTTTTATTGGTTAGTATGTTATAGCGGTATAAGCCGCCACCTTCTGTACCAAACCACAATTCGGCATTTTTACTTTGTTTAATAACCCTAATGTTGCTTTTGCTAAGGTCAATATTCTCTTGGAGGCCTGCCGGCAGTGGCATTGGCTTTTGAGTTGAAAGATCGATACGTTTTAGGTTTTTGCCAATGCTTACCCATAATGTTCTGTCGGCATCCTCAAAAATAGCCTGCACCCGTTTGCTGGTGCCTGTACTTTGGTTGGAAGATTTTATAGTGTAATCGACTACCTTATTTGTTTTATAATCATATCGTTTTAAGCCACCAAAAGTGCCGATCCAAAGGTTCCCAAAGCTGTCATATAAAAAAGAGGTAATAAATTCGTTCGTGCCCGACTCGCTATTAGTGCCGGTACTTACTTTTCGGAAACTCTCTGTGTGTTTGTCAAAGCAATTCAAACCATCTGAGGTGCCAACCCATAAATTACCCCTGGGGTCCTCCAGGAGGGCATTTATTTGACTATGACTTAAACTTTTCGAGTTATTGTCCTCATGCTTATAAATACTGAATTCGTAACCATCGTACTTATTCAGTCCATCCTCGGTACCTATCCAAATAAATCCGGTTTTATCTTGCGTTACACAAAAGACAGTGTTTTGCGACAGGCCCTCGTTAATGGTAAGGTGTTTAAAATTCAGATGTTGTGCCCATGCCCGTTTGCCTACCGATGCCATTAGGAAGGGTAGCATAACCAACATCATTACACGTAGCAATGTAGTCTTGGTTTTCAAGATCAATGAAATTTATAAATGGTTATTTAAAGATACTAAAAAAATGTAGTGCCTGTAACATTTACCGTTAACAGATATGCCGCTTTTAATTGCAGTATATAAACTGACATTGATATAGATGTATTTGCAAGTAATTTAAAATCAGTATTATATAGATTTTGTTGCCTATGGTTCCTGCGCTATTATAGGACATGTACAAGGCCGAGACGACACTTTTGACCTGTAGAATTGAACAATACATCAGGAATACGGATACCTGCAATTACAACATTATTATGAATTACCGTAGATGATAAAACGTTCTCTACTGCAAAAGCAGACATAAAGGCAAGTCCGGTAATTGTTCATGTCGAGCAGGTGGCCATACTTGTAGCTGTTATCCATACAAGCAGTGGGAGAGGGTTGGGCTATTTATCAACGACAGGCTCCCGGTCTCTTTTAAGAACGAGTAATTGATAGCCTTACTTACCCGGTTTAGGTAGTACTTGGTTTTTAGTGGCCCAAGCGTTCCACAGGCTATCTAATTCCTTAACCTTTTTGGGGTACCTTAACGCTA
Protein-coding sequences here:
- a CDS encoding two-component regulator propeller domain-containing protein is translated as MKTKTTLLRVMMLVMLPFLMASVGKRAWAQHLNFKHLTINEGLSQNTVFCVTQDKTGFIWIGTEDGLNKYDGYEFSIYKHEDNNSKSLSHSQINALLEDPRGNLWVGTSDGLNCFDKHTESFRKVSTGTNSESGTNEFITSFLYDSFGNLWIGTFGGLKRYDYKTNKVVDYTIKSSNQSTGTSKRVQAIFEDADRTLWVSIGKNLKRIDLSTQKPMPLPAGLQENIDLSKSNIRVIKQSKNAELWFGTEGGGLYRYNILTNKTTHYLHSKSDNKSLPTNIIRSLLPYSDTEMWIGTRDGLSILNMQTNTFTNHKYNPYDTKTISHNSVRNIFRDRAGNIWLGTYAGGLNFFSSGGNNFSYIGEKSSNKAGLSHRVVSSIINDNGALWVGTEGGGLNYIDRNKGIQKAFIINSEQQNIVKSLSKDEKENLWIGTYDGLSYMDTKSGLITNFDITENDSKPENKQVFAVLAAKNGVWMGTDGRGLKFMGKDGKFSTYLHNANNSNSISGNTGFCLLKDSEDGLWVGTEHGLSYFDAQTNRFTQFLHHDGKPYSLQHNTILSLFADSKNRLWVGTKGGGVSYYDRSSKHFYTISTNEGLNNGVIHAIKQDVDGNLWLSTNQGLSKIIFKSFTLPFSKNTLRIMNYTVDDGLQSNQFSSGAAETGEDGELLFGGINGLTAFYPNKIIYNTFKPKVVITDFLIKNNPANLGAENSPLSKPIDETEDITLTHDQAFITFKFAALNYLNPDKNQYVYRLRGFYDDEWHYVNNQRTATYTNLDAGKYVFQIRAANNDGVWTDEIKTVHITVLPPWWKTWWAYLLYVCILGLVLYMVYYHLVKTSKLTHELKFQHMSHEKDQELAQRKLSFFTNISHEIKTPLTLILAPIDKLIGLNEGNNKTQNQLRLIQRNGERLVRLIDQLLDFRKFESGNMKLQAAEGNIVRFVKEILMAFESYAHHRRIRIKLMTEQQRIRIWYDRDKLEKVIYNLLSNALKFTNEGGQVIVYIKQLDTQPSNLIIEIEDNGIGIPPHQIDKIFDQFTHFDDKGINTKGTGIGLAFSKGLVELHKGTMHVESTVATPQQQGKTVFRIILRVGKEHLSEDEVIADYKNSEDLDAYRESEISSASRLAIQKRKQQVLQNAGKEKLILLIVEDNLEVQEFVSSHFEPDFEIHTAQNGAVGLQKALELVPDIIISDVMMPEMNGITLCSKLKADARTSHVPVILLTARTPIIFNIEGLETGADDYITKPFNLTMLEARVWNLLDSRQKLRERYRREITLQPTNAAITSPDEKFLERVMKYIEANMAEPTLSVEELGKEVGMSRVTLYRKIKALTNQTAVEFIRSVRLKRAAQLLEQNKLNVNEVAYMVGFLDIDYFRRCFKDEFGFTPKEFANQAVVK
- a CDS encoding glycosyl hydrolase 115 family protein; this encodes MNKISRKNFIKNCSATLGLLSVGLPDVLGAPKAKQIPFYTGNKEQGNNSTKTRGSWVRVGQSAAGDVKLSNCVIVVNNKEHTAVRQAAQFLTDDIAKISGYKPPILSQKDESKVNVILSTFGSGSLPSQISSSKLKGKKEAYQIVTHNNEVWLIGADFRGTAYAAYHLSERLGIDPLYLWTGYQALKNTNLTLKSTNHYEAPPTVKYRGFFHDDEDVLPRPFDRYGFPLRIGDVPLKWYQNFFETALRLRMNMVAPYVRVHRRYEVQKCASDWGLYFTSHHYDILLSNPFGIERFKLAERRGVNTDWDWFKSKDNMIRYWRGGVEENKGVNAIWPVGLRGTDDHAYEFPKDTTEKEQAKVFREAIDAQVKIVRELAPANDPPAFHFTLYTEMLEKYKKHPEDFNVPDDVILVWPDNNDGVMRDLPSGTDKWKHGVYYHLAYYGGPPTKQGTHVVTPERVAEQFKRIVDAGATEFMLVNVSELREHVMEGRMIADICWNAAAVLNKPEPHKAYLKWWVDEYFASTTDSQSIMHCYDQYYSLINGSDKTYFGAVQFESILELLHKRFTHQTYNQPDQVKVNELRRRNAQYESVINTINTLLPTLNREEKQFFFEHVEFGLRVDQRPTQAALMLLNALHEPDENKAWNIIADAAVPLEKLEVEILRAERPPFDKWYIPTWIKTPAAPFNIHRSYTQIREFISCNGTQTPINPKPNLGHNIEGAKLWTEYLEASDRIKATY
- a CDS encoding GRP family sugar transporter; the protein is MFIVESYPIAIIFCFITMVCWGSWANMQKLNSTSWRFELFYWDYVIGIMLFSVLLAFTAGSNGDMGRHFLDDLRQADQKNLISAFTGGVLFNLANIMLVAAIAIAGMSVAFPTGIGIALMLGVIVNYLARPEGNPYILFTGVMLIAAAILLNANAYKQLHKNTANFSIKGLIIAIIAGVLLGFFYKYVAVSMATNAVNPETGKLTPYTALVFFAIGIFTSNFIFNSFIMYRPFAGTPIKWNAWFKGSAKDHAMGIIGGVIWNIGMALNILAAGKASPAVSYGLGQGATVIAAIWGIFIWKEFKNAERKTNIQLYIMLGLYVFGIILLITARN
- the rbsK gene encoding ribokinase, producing MGKILVIGSSNTDMTILTSRFPKPGETIIGGTFLLNAGGKGANQAVAAARLGAEVTLITKLGNDVFGETALKNFNEEAINTSHVIIDPQNASGTALITVNSSGENTIVVAPGANDYLKPNDIGNLPYLLSINDILLMQLEVPLDTVVHAVQTAKALGRRVILNPAPATSLPDELLKDLFTITPNETEAQLITGMEVTDEATAKQCAHELMKRGVHNVVITLGSKGAWLSTDEHDLLIPAPSVNAVDTTAAGDVFNGALAHCLSLQSNFVNAVEYACKAAAISVTRIGAQASAPWAKEIN
- the uxuA gene encoding mannonate dehydratase, with the protein product MQNLEQTFRWFGPNDEVTLADIKQTGATGIVTALHHIPCGDEWTMDEIENRKRMIEASGLNWSVVESVNVHESIKVGEPDRDKYIERYKKSLKNLAAHGLKVVCYNFMPVLDWTRTHLDFRLPNNASALRYDSTALTAFDLYILERAEAFIYTSKEQQAYARKYLDACTASDIQLLSNTIMAGLPGTDDVFTVSEFKQHLRRYANVDSKKLKENLAYFLRAIIPTAEEVGIKMCIHPDDPPFPILGLPRVVCTESDLLDVVNFAPSPSNGITFCTGSLGANQQNDLPGMVARLGSHIHFLHLRNVQREPDGSFYEAEHLSGSTDMAAVMENVILEQLKRVAAGRTDIAIPMRPDHGHKLLDDYNRNTYPGYNIIGRLKGLAELRGLEMGIKSML